From the Cryptomeria japonica chromosome 2, Sugi_1.0, whole genome shotgun sequence genome, one window contains:
- the LOC131073210 gene encoding probable phospholipid hydroperoxide glutathione peroxidase, translating into MGNNSSRLPTSVHDFNVKDIKGNDVSLTTYKGKVLLIVNVASHCGLTTSNYQEMNELYIKFKDQGFEIVGFPCNQFAAQEPGTNEEIAAIACTRFKANFPIFDKVDMNGDNAAPVYKFLKSCRGGIFDENIRWNFSKFLIDKDGNVFDRYAPITSPLNIEKDIKKLLGVD; encoded by the exons ATGGGCAATAACTCATCAAGACTGCCAACTTCTGTTCATGACTTTAATGTTAAG GACATCAAGGGCAATGATGTGAGTCTCACTACTTACAAGGGCAAGGTTTTACTTATAGTTAATGTTGCATCTCACTg CGGGCTGACTACGTCTAACTATCAGGAGATGAATGAATTGTATATCAAGTTTAAGGACCAAG GGTTTGAAATAGTGGGCTTCCCATGTAATCAGTTTGCTGCACAAGAACCGGGTACTAACGAAGAGATTGCAGCAATTGCATGCACTCGCTTTAAAGCCAACTTTCCTATATTTGATAAG GTTGATATGAATGGTGATAATGCAGCCCCTGTCTACAAGTTCCTAAAATCATGCAGAGGTGGAATTTTTGATGAGAACATAAGATGGAACTTCTCCAAGTTTTTGATTGATAAGGATGGAAATGTATTTGATCGATATGCACCCATTACTTCTCCATTGAATATTGAG AAAGACATCAAGAAGCTGTTGGGAGTTGACTAA